A genome region from Bradyrhizobium commune includes the following:
- a CDS encoding TIGR01459 family HAD-type hydrolase: protein MTTLHFAETLRELVGGVDVVLSDIWGVVHNGLESFPEACEALHTYRSRGGTVILITNAPRPADSVQRQLRKLGVADETYDAIVSSGDLTRLYVADHPGRKMFWLGPERDNSIYRGLDAKTAPLEEADYIVCTGLYDDETETAEDYRGMMLKARERKLTLVCANPDIVVERGDRLIYCAGAIAELYRELGGEVIFYGKPHRPIYERAMRLAGERQGHMIDRKKVLAIGDSVRTDLTGAREFGIDCLFVTRGIHSEEFEGLDQLDPASVMELFGHPPKALMRELKW from the coding sequence ATGACCACGCTGCATTTCGCCGAAACCCTGCGCGAGCTGGTGGGCGGGGTCGACGTCGTGCTCAGCGACATCTGGGGCGTGGTCCACAACGGTCTGGAATCCTTCCCCGAGGCTTGCGAGGCGCTGCACACCTATCGCAGCCGCGGCGGTACGGTGATCCTGATCACCAATGCACCCCGCCCGGCCGACTCCGTGCAACGGCAATTGCGCAAGCTCGGCGTCGCCGATGAAACCTATGACGCGATCGTCTCCTCCGGCGACCTGACGCGGCTCTATGTCGCCGACCATCCGGGACGGAAAATGTTCTGGCTCGGCCCCGAGCGCGACAACTCGATCTATCGCGGTCTTGATGCGAAGACCGCTCCGCTGGAGGAGGCCGACTACATCGTCTGCACCGGCCTCTACGACGACGAGACCGAGACCGCGGAAGACTATCGCGGCATGATGCTGAAGGCGCGCGAGCGCAAGCTGACGCTGGTTTGCGCCAATCCCGACATCGTGGTGGAACGCGGCGACCGGCTGATCTATTGCGCCGGCGCGATCGCCGAGCTCTACCGCGAGCTCGGCGGCGAGGTGATCTTCTACGGCAAGCCGCACCGGCCGATCTATGAGCGCGCGATGCGGCTCGCCGGCGAACGCCAGGGCCACATGATCGACCGAAAAAAGGTGCTGGCGATCGGCGATTCCGTCCGCACCGACTTAACCGGTGCGCGCGAGTTCGGCATCGACTGCCTGTTCGTCACCCGCGGCATCCATTCCGAGGAGTTCGAGGGCCTCGACCAGCTCGACCCGGCCTCGGTGATGGAATTGTTCGGCCATCCGCCGAAGGCGCTGATGCGCGAACTGAAGTGGTGA
- a CDS encoding response regulator, with the protein MAVDLSMPVLVVDDYSTMIRIIRNLLKQLGFDNIDDASDGSAALNKMRGKKYGLVISDWNMEPMTGYDLLREVRADPNLATTPFIMITAESKTENVIAAKKAGVNNYIVKPFNAATLKTKIEAVFPDMASA; encoded by the coding sequence ATGGCGGTTGATTTGTCGATGCCGGTTCTGGTGGTGGACGACTACAGCACCATGATCCGTATCATCCGGAATCTGCTGAAGCAGCTTGGCTTCGATAATATCGATGATGCCAGCGACGGTTCGGCGGCGCTGAACAAGATGCGCGGCAAGAAGTACGGGCTCGTGATCTCCGACTGGAACATGGAGCCGATGACGGGCTACGATTTGCTGCGCGAAGTGCGCGCGGATCCGAACCTCGCCACCACGCCTTTCATCATGATCACGGCGGAATCCAAGACCGAGAACGTGATCGCGGCCAAGAAGGCCGGCGTGAACAACTACATCGTCAAGCCGTTCAACGCGGCGACGCTGAAGACCAAGATCGAGGCGGTTTTCCCGGATATGGCCAGCGCGTAA
- a CDS encoding bifunctional riboflavin kinase/FAD synthetase yields MAPQFTVIRDTTPDSAILGGAVVAMGNFDGVHLGHRAVIAAALEMGRAHGRPALALTFEPHPRRFFSPNTPQFRLTDERAKLRLLAGTGLAGAVVMTFNKARAGTSAQDFIHHDLIGRLGVSGIAVGYDFHFGKGRVGSPSLLVNEAPRLGIEVDVQPHIDIDERPVSSSAIRIALAEGLLDEATTMLGGPWFITGDVIHGEKRGRDLGYPTANIRLDANCGLKHGIYAVRVGRGAERLNGVASFGRRPTFDNGAPLLEIFLFDFKGDLYGQALDCAFIGFIREEQKFDSLDALIRQMDDDSARARAMLAAAPEAYPRLGAVD; encoded by the coding sequence ATGGCCCCGCAATTTACCGTTATCCGCGATACCACGCCGGATTCTGCGATTTTAGGGGGCGCCGTGGTCGCCATGGGCAATTTCGACGGGGTCCATCTCGGCCACCGGGCGGTAATTGCGGCAGCCCTGGAAATGGGCCGGGCGCATGGCCGCCCTGCGCTTGCATTGACCTTCGAGCCGCATCCGCGCCGGTTCTTCAGCCCGAACACCCCGCAATTCCGCCTCACGGACGAGCGCGCCAAGCTGCGGCTTCTGGCCGGGACTGGGCTTGCCGGCGCGGTGGTCATGACGTTCAACAAGGCGAGAGCCGGGACTTCCGCGCAAGATTTCATTCACCATGACCTGATCGGACGCCTCGGCGTCAGCGGCATCGCGGTCGGCTACGACTTCCATTTCGGCAAAGGTCGCGTCGGCTCGCCGAGCCTCCTGGTCAATGAGGCGCCCCGGCTCGGCATCGAGGTCGATGTGCAGCCGCACATCGATATCGACGAGCGCCCGGTCTCCTCCAGCGCGATCCGCATTGCGCTGGCCGAAGGCCTCCTCGACGAGGCCACCACCATGCTGGGCGGCCCCTGGTTCATTACTGGAGACGTGATCCATGGCGAGAAGCGCGGCCGCGACCTCGGCTATCCCACCGCAAACATCCGCCTCGATGCCAATTGCGGGTTGAAGCACGGCATCTATGCCGTGCGGGTCGGCCGCGGCGCCGAGCGGCTCAACGGGGTGGCAAGCTTCGGCCGCCGACCGACCTTTGATAATGGCGCGCCGCTCCTGGAAATCTTCCTGTTCGACTTCAAGGGCGACCTTTACGGCCAGGCGCTGGACTGCGCCTTTATCGGCTTCATCCGTGAGGAGCAGAAATTCGACAGCCTGGACGCCCTGATCCGCCAGATGGACGACGATTCCGCCCGCGCCCGCGCCATGCTGGCCGCCGCCCCGGAGGCGTATCCGCGGCTCGGGGCGGTCGATTGA